The nucleotide sequence TTGCCGTATATAATATGCCCCTTATATCTTGCCCATTTTCCCCAGAATAAAAAGTAGCACAATTGGCAAAGCCAATAAAAGCACCATTAAACTATCTGTAACAAGAAGATCGGGTTTAAATAACAAGGTAACTACATACCCACCAATGGCACCCCCAAAGTGTGCGGTGTGCCCAATGTTCCCCAAGCGTGTTTTCATTCCATAGATAGAATAAAATAAGTAGAGGATTCCTAAAACATAAGCTGGTAAAGGTATAGGAATGAACATAATTCCCAATCGCATCCCAGGCTCCAGCAGGATGGCCGAGTACAATATACCGGTTACCGCCCCACTGGCACCGACGGCACTATAGTAAGGTTCGTTCTTATGAAAGTATAATGCCAGTAAACTCCCGGCAACTAGACTGATAAAATAAAGAATAAGAAATTTACTGGGACCAAACCAATCAATGACCACATCTGCAAAAAAGTAAAGGGTAAACATATTAAAAAATAGATGGGAAAGGTCAACATGCAAAAAACCTGAAGTAACCATCCTATCTTTCTGTCCTGCCTGAATAGCTCCGACACCGAACTTGTAACGTTCAAAGAAGGTAGTGTTATTAAAACCTTTTAGGGAGGCAAGGACATTGGCAGCCATGATGGCAATGGTAGCAAGATGAATGTTATTCATGAAGAAAACTATTATTTTTGGGTTCAAATATAGCTATATTTGCCCTAATTATATCTGCATGCAATTTCTGGTCTATATTCTAGTATATCCCCTCCTATGGCTTATCTCCATATTACCTTTTAGACTTTTTTACTTTTTCTCGGACTTTGTATTTTTTGTGCTATTCTATGTTGTTGGTTACCGCAAAAGGGTCGTATCCGAAAACCTTGCACGTGCTTTTCCCGGCAAGTCAAAAAAGGAAATAAAAAAGATTAAAAAGGAATTCTACCGTCATATGTGCGATATGTTCCTGGAAATGGTGAAGACCTTGAACCTATCCAAAGAGGAGCTAAAGGAACGCTATAAGATCATTAATATTGAAGTACTTCAGGACATCGTTAAAGATAATAGTGTTCTTATCGTATGTTCCCATTACGCCAATTGGGAGTGGAACGTGAGCATTAACAATTATGTGAATGCCAAAGGATATGCCGTTTACCAAAAAATTGGGAATTCCTATTTTGACGATTTAATAAAGAAAATAAGGGCCAAATGGAACACCACCCTAATTACCCAACAGGAAACCGTAAAAACGGTATATAGAAATGTCCAAAATGGGGTAATTTCTGCCTATGGTATGGTGAGCGATCAATCCCCCCAAGTAAAAAGGGCACAGTATTGGAGCGAATTTATGGGCGTTAAGGTACCCATTTTTAATGGGCCCGAGAGCATGGCCAGAAAATTGGACCTAGCAGTGGTCTTCCTTAAGGTTTCCAAAGTAAAAAGAGGGTATTACCAAGCGGAATTCATCCCCATTACCACCTCCGGCAAGCAGACCAAAAAACATCAAATTACTGACCAATTTCTTAGGTTGACCGAAGATCAGATACGGGAAAAACCGGAGTACTACCTTTGGACGCACAAACGTTGGAAACACCGAAATAAAGTACCTGTGGAATTCCAATAGACTTGTAATATCTGATAATTATTCCTTCCTAATTCTCTGAAAAGCCCATCTATGTGGGCCTTGCTGCGAAGGATAATTCTAGAAAAACTAAATAATTTATTTTTTTCTGCGTTATAGAACCAAATTTATTAGCCGTAAATGAGATTTTACACCAAAACAACTATCGGCCGGTTTACTTTGGATTTATTTTTTTGCCTTGTAGTCTTTCTGGCTGGGCAAGAGCAATGTTACTCAATTCCAAAAATAAATCCGGAGCTCATTAAGACCGAAAGCATTCATTTTTATGATCATCCTATGGACGCGGATCATATACTGGAGGTATCTCCCCCTACCACTAAAAATACCCAACAGGAATTTTGCGCGTTCGACCGCCCCACCTTAAGCGCTATTCAAATAAATGAATCCAACATTGTCTGGTATAACAGTGCCTCCCACGGCAATCCATTGGCCCCTAACAGCCTATTAATAGATAATTCAACTTATTACGCCGCACAATTATTGGATGGCAAGGAAAGTGAACAACGATTGGCAATTTCCGTCATCCTACATGCCCCTTCCACCCCAACTACTTCAAGTAATGTCCAAGTTTTTGCGTTTGGTCAAAATCCGACTGTCGGCGATTTGGAGGTGGAGCCAATCAATGTTGTTTGGTACAACACTGCCCTGGAAGGCAAAGTACTGGATTTTGATACCCCTTTGCAAAATGGAAGGCAATATTTTGCAGCCCAAGTTTCCTCAACTTGTGAAAGTACCAACAGACTAATGGTTACGGTTAAAATCAATGGGCCATCAGACTTAAAAATTAACAAATCGGTCAGTAACAAACACCCGATGATAGGGGAGAAAGTAGTTTTGACCATTACTGTTGAAAACGAAGGACTGTCCAATTTCAACGATATAGTGATCAAAGAGCAATTGGACCCGGGTTTTGGTTATGTTAATGCGAAAACCTCCCAGGGTAACTTTGATGCAACGAACAAGGTTTGGAGCCTTTCTTCATTACAAGCCAAGGCAACTGCGGTTTTGAACCTTGAAGTTGAGGCAATGCCCAATGGTAGTTACAGTAGTAATTCACTCATCGAAACCTCCTTTCCTGCGGATAAAAATTCGCAGAACAATAGTGCTGAAATTACTTTGGAACCATCCTGTATTACCATATACAATGAATTTACACCCAATGACGATGGGAAAAACGACTATTTCAGAATAGACTGTATAGAAACTTTCCCCGAGTCGGAACTCCAAATATTTAACAGATATGGTGACCTAGTCTATCAGCAAAAGGCCTACCAAAATGATTGGAGAGGACTGGCCAATGTAAGTGGCACTATAGGCAAAGGAAACCCCTTGCCCACTGGAACTTACTTTTATATTTTAAAAACCGACGGCTTAAGTGAAAACAAAACCGGTTGGCTATTTTTAAGAAAAGACTAATGAGCTTTACACTTTAAATTTATAGATGAAGATCCCCCATAAAAAATTCCTAAAGCTCATTACACTGCTTATCCTTGTTAGCGGAGGTAGTCTATTGGCACAGCAACTGCCACAATATACCCAGTATATGTACAACACCTCTACCATAAATCCTGCATACGTTAACGAGAATAACCGTATGGATGCCACCCTGAGTTACAGGGCCCAATGGATAGGGATCGACGGAGCTCCTGAAACAAAGGCACTCACAGTTTCGGGAATCATTAATAATCGAATTGGACTTGGGGTCAACATCTTTAAGGATAACATTGGACCATCGACCGAGTTTAGTTCCAATGCGGTTTTTTCTTACTATCTAAACTTAAGCAAAAAAGTAAAAATGTCGTTAGGGATAAATGCAGGGATCGATTTTTTTGAAGTTGATTATTCCAAAGGCAACTATTACGATCAAGATGATGTTCTATTTAGTTATGACAACTATTACAATGCCCTTCCGGCAATTGGAGCTGGAATATATGTATATAATGACAACTGGTATATTGGATTTTCCATTCCCAACATACTTATTAATCAATCCAATGTAGTTAGCGACAAAAACTTGATCCACAGGGACAATCATATATATTTTATAGGTGGTTATGTTTTGGATATCAACGCTGCCCTAAAGCTTAAACCTTCTGTTTTGGTCAAGGTCATAGATAATGCACCTCCAACCATAGACGCCTCCCTAAATGTACTATTCCTGCAAAAATTTACCTTGGGAGCTTCCCACAGGTTAAATGACAGTTATAGTGCCTTGGCAGGATTTCAGGTTTCCAAAAACTTTTTTCTGGGCTATTCCTATGATTATAGCATTTCAGATCTTGGCGATTACAATCAGGGGTCGCACGAAATAATATTGAAGTACTTAATGCCAAGATGGGGGCCAAATGCCCGTTCACCTAGATTTTTCTAAGCTAAGAACTATGAAGATAATCCTACCCATATTCGCCCTTTTCCTAACCAATATCCTTCTGGCACAGAATACCAGAGCGGAGGCGAACGAATATTTTCAAAATTTGAATTTCATAGAAGCCATTAATGTTTACCAACAGCTCGAATCTAATAAGAAACGGCCAAAGCCCCTATTTGTGGAGCGACTGGCGGAAAGCTATTTCAATATAAACGACTATGCCAATGCCAAAATTTGGTACGAAAAACTTTATGCCCTTAAGGAAAAAAGAGTGGATGAAGTAACTTTTATACGATATGTACAATGCCTTAAGGCCTGTCAGGAATATATTACTGCCAACAACCTAATAAGGGAATACTATAATTACGATGAATTAAAACTTGCCACCATTTTGGAGCAGGAAAAATATTTGGACAGCCTTATAGGCGAGACTCCCACTTACGAAATAAGGAATTTGGAAATAAATTCGCCCCTATCAGACTTTGCCCCAATGTATTACAAAGATGCCATTGTATTTTCTTCCAGTCGGGCACCGGAGTCTTCGGAAGATGCGGAGTATTCCTGGAACAAGCAGCCCTATTTGTCCATTTTGACGGCCAAGAGGGATACTACCACAGGTGAACTAAAAGACGTGCAAAAATTGCATTCCAATATTCAATCTTCATTTCACGAAGGAACACTTACCTACTCTTCGGATTATAAAACCGTTTATTTCACCCAAAACTATCTAAAAGACAACGACTTACAAGTAAATCCAAAAGGATTTTCCAATATGCAGATCTTACGGGGAGAGGTGAAAGGCGATTCCATTGTGGGGGCCGTTTCATTAAAATTCAATAATCCCAAATACTCCTTTGGACATCCTTACCTGACCGAGGATGGGAAGCGACTATATTTTGTTTCCAATATGTTCGGAGGATTTGGGGAAACCGATATTTATTACGTAGATATCAGGGAGGATGGAAAATTGGGTCCGGCCACCAACCTTGGCCCCAGTGTTAACACTCCTGGAAGGGAAATGTTTCCATTTATAGCAGGCCAATACCTATATTTTGCTTCGGACAGTCACTTTGGACTAGGTGGACTCGACATTTTCAAGGCTGAAATTGAATCCGAGAATGGGTTTGGAATGGCAAAAAACATGGGAATGCCCATTAATAGCAATATGGATGATTTTGCTTTTATCGTAAACAATTCTGAAAATACCGGTTATTTTTCTTCCAATAGGATAGATGGCAAGGGTGATGACGACTTATATGCCTTTAACAAAATAGCCGAAACTATGGTCTACAAAGGCACCGTAAAGGACGAAATTAGCCAATCACCTATCCCGGAGGTTAAGATAAAGGTATATAATCGGGAAAAAGAATTGGTTTTGGAAACCACTACCGATCAACAGGGTAATTTTGAAGTAGCTTTATCACCCAGCGTGAATCATATATTTGCCTTTTTTAAACTGGAATACAAACAGGAAATCAAGATGGTCAATAATGCAGATTCGCCTAACCTTTTTAAAGATATCAGCAATACCGTGTTAACCACCTTTTCAAGTTTTGTAGTCAACGAAGGAGGAGTGGAAAAAGTTAGGGTAAACCCTATATTCTTTAATCTGAACCGACATAACATTACCTATAAGGCCGCCGCAGAACTGGACAAGATAGTGAGCTTTATGAACGCTTTCCCAAGCGTAAAAATTAAAATTGAAGCCCATACCGATTCACGGGCATCGGACACCTTTAATTTGGAACTCTCCAACAACAGGGCCAAGTCTACCCAAGAATATCTTGTGTATATGGGAATTGACCCCTCAAGAATTGAGAGCGCCATAGGCTATGGTGAGTCGCGGTTGATCAATAATTGCGCCAACGGTGTTCCCTGCAGCAATGAAGACCATCTGGCCAACAGACGCTGCGATTTCATAATTATAGGTAAATAACGAGTGAGCAACGTGCACATCCCCGCGCGATAAACTAAATTATTTGTGTATTTACTGCCCATTGAATCACCTTTTGGATGTCCAGCATTGACGTTGGTCTAAATTAGTGGTAAAATTGTTCGTTTATAAATATATTATTACCTTATTTATAAAAAGTCAACTTATTATGGAAATTTTAGGTACCCTATATGACGAGGTTGTTGGATTTTTGGGGATAAGTCAGGCACTGGAATTGTTGCAAGCCGGAGATTATAGCGTTTTCTCTACTTACGATGGTGTTGTATCCCTAATTTACCCCATAATCCCTTTGCTATTGCTATTGGAATTCATCCTTGGTCTGGTATATAAAAAACCTAATACCAAGGTGTACAAAGTTAACTTCCTCATCTATGTGTTCAATAGGTTTATTGGCCGATTTATAGCCATAGCTATGGTGACCCTTATTATAGGGTGGTTACAACCCTATGCCCCATTCCAGACCAAAATGACATGGTACTGGTTTATTTATGGATATATTGTTTGGGAATTTGGTCATTTCCTCTACCACTATTGGGGGCATAAAGTGCGACTTTTTTGGTGTTTGCATTCTACCCACCATGCACCGGAACAAATGAACCTTTCCGTAACCCATGCGCATTTTTTTCTGGAGGCCCCTTATGCCGATGCCATTAGAACAACGGTATGTATACTATTGGGTGTTGAGCCGGTTCTACTCTTTTTGATCATGTTTATAGATGGTACCTATGGGGCATTTATACATGTTGGTGAAAATTTGATGAAAGATGGCAGAATGGGGTTTTTGAACAAGATAATATTAACACCCTCCCATCATAGGGTGCATCATGCCAGAAACCCACTGTACATGGATACCAATTTCTGTAATTTATTGAATATTTGGGACAAGGTTTTTGGGACTTATCAAGAGGAACAACATGATATCCAAATAGAATACGGCATTACCCGTAAAATGGATAGTGGCAACTTCTTGGATGTTTATTTCGGCGAATTTGTTGCCCTTTTTAAAGATGTAGCCAAAGCACCCGGGTTAAAGAATAAACTCCTTTATATTATTATGCCTCCGGGTTGGAGCCATACCGGTGAACACCAGACTTCCAAATTGGTACGTGGAGCCTACTTAAACGAACAACTGGCTAAGGAGTAAATACCAGAGTAGCGATTACGATACAATGATCGCTGGCATAATTCTCACATAATACCTCATAATCCAACACCTGCCATTTTTCGGGCTGATTATACATTATATGGTCAATACAAATATTGGGACCGGTTGCTGGAAAAGTGCCGTTCCAAGCATTGGGGTGTTTGGGTTTTGAGAATTTTTCGGAAAGGATAGTGATAGGGTTGCTATTAGGCACTGCGTTGAGATCGCCCACCAACAAAGTCGGGAATTCCGTGTCCCCCAAATGGGCAACGATAGCCTTGGCCTGCATTACCTTATCAGTTTCATCCTTCAAGTGATCCAAATGCGTACCCACAAACTGAATGGTATTCCCTTTTTTGGTTTTTACCCTAGTAACCAAGGCAGCCCTGGGTTCCGAATCTGGCAAATGGGGCAGCGCCAAATTCTCACTGCCAATAAAAGTAAATTTTGATAGCACCGCTTCTCCATACTCCCCTCCATCATAATACATGGCTCGGGCAAATAACGAGGCCATTTTTGT is from Arenibacter algicola and encodes:
- a CDS encoding rhomboid family intramembrane serine protease translates to MNNIHLATIAIMAANVLASLKGFNNTTFFERYKFGVGAIQAGQKDRMVTSGFLHVDLSHLFFNMFTLYFFADVVIDWFGPSKFLILYFISLVAGSLLALYFHKNEPYYSAVGASGAVTGILYSAILLEPGMRLGIMFIPIPLPAYVLGILYLFYSIYGMKTRLGNIGHTAHFGGAIGGYVVTLLFKPDLLVTDSLMVLLLALPIVLLFILGKMGKI
- a CDS encoding lysophospholipid acyltransferase family protein — its product is MKKTIIFGFKYSYICPNYICMQFLVYILVYPLLWLISILPFRLFYFFSDFVFFVLFYVVGYRKRVVSENLARAFPGKSKKEIKKIKKEFYRHMCDMFLEMVKTLNLSKEELKERYKIINIEVLQDIVKDNSVLIVCSHYANWEWNVSINNYVNAKGYAVYQKIGNSYFDDLIKKIRAKWNTTLITQQETVKTVYRNVQNGVISAYGMVSDQSPQVKRAQYWSEFMGVKVPIFNGPESMARKLDLAVVFLKVSKVKRGYYQAEFIPITTSGKQTKKHQITDQFLRLTEDQIREKPEYYLWTHKRWKHRNKVPVEFQ
- a CDS encoding T9SS C-terminal target domain-containing protein, with product MRFYTKTTIGRFTLDLFFCLVVFLAGQEQCYSIPKINPELIKTESIHFYDHPMDADHILEVSPPTTKNTQQEFCAFDRPTLSAIQINESNIVWYNSASHGNPLAPNSLLIDNSTYYAAQLLDGKESEQRLAISVILHAPSTPTTSSNVQVFAFGQNPTVGDLEVEPINVVWYNTALEGKVLDFDTPLQNGRQYFAAQVSSTCESTNRLMVTVKINGPSDLKINKSVSNKHPMIGEKVVLTITVENEGLSNFNDIVIKEQLDPGFGYVNAKTSQGNFDATNKVWSLSSLQAKATAVLNLEVEAMPNGSYSSNSLIETSFPADKNSQNNSAEITLEPSCITIYNEFTPNDDGKNDYFRIDCIETFPESELQIFNRYGDLVYQQKAYQNDWRGLANVSGTIGKGNPLPTGTYFYILKTDGLSENKTGWLFLRKD
- a CDS encoding PorP/SprF family type IX secretion system membrane protein, with translation MKIPHKKFLKLITLLILVSGGSLLAQQLPQYTQYMYNTSTINPAYVNENNRMDATLSYRAQWIGIDGAPETKALTVSGIINNRIGLGVNIFKDNIGPSTEFSSNAVFSYYLNLSKKVKMSLGINAGIDFFEVDYSKGNYYDQDDVLFSYDNYYNALPAIGAGIYVYNDNWYIGFSIPNILINQSNVVSDKNLIHRDNHIYFIGGYVLDINAALKLKPSVLVKVIDNAPPTIDASLNVLFLQKFTLGASHRLNDSYSALAGFQVSKNFFLGYSYDYSISDLGDYNQGSHEIILKYLMPRWGPNARSPRFF
- a CDS encoding OmpA family protein, which translates into the protein MKIILPIFALFLTNILLAQNTRAEANEYFQNLNFIEAINVYQQLESNKKRPKPLFVERLAESYFNINDYANAKIWYEKLYALKEKRVDEVTFIRYVQCLKACQEYITANNLIREYYNYDELKLATILEQEKYLDSLIGETPTYEIRNLEINSPLSDFAPMYYKDAIVFSSSRAPESSEDAEYSWNKQPYLSILTAKRDTTTGELKDVQKLHSNIQSSFHEGTLTYSSDYKTVYFTQNYLKDNDLQVNPKGFSNMQILRGEVKGDSIVGAVSLKFNNPKYSFGHPYLTEDGKRLYFVSNMFGGFGETDIYYVDIREDGKLGPATNLGPSVNTPGREMFPFIAGQYLYFASDSHFGLGGLDIFKAEIESENGFGMAKNMGMPINSNMDDFAFIVNNSENTGYFSSNRIDGKGDDDLYAFNKIAETMVYKGTVKDEISQSPIPEVKIKVYNREKELVLETTTDQQGNFEVALSPSVNHIFAFFKLEYKQEIKMVNNADSPNLFKDISNTVLTTFSSFVVNEGGVEKVRVNPIFFNLNRHNITYKAAAELDKIVSFMNAFPSVKIKIEAHTDSRASDTFNLELSNNRAKSTQEYLVYMGIDPSRIESAIGYGESRLINNCANGVPCSNEDHLANRRCDFIIIGK
- a CDS encoding sterol desaturase family protein, with protein sequence MEILGTLYDEVVGFLGISQALELLQAGDYSVFSTYDGVVSLIYPIIPLLLLLEFILGLVYKKPNTKVYKVNFLIYVFNRFIGRFIAIAMVTLIIGWLQPYAPFQTKMTWYWFIYGYIVWEFGHFLYHYWGHKVRLFWCLHSTHHAPEQMNLSVTHAHFFLEAPYADAIRTTVCILLGVEPVLLFLIMFIDGTYGAFIHVGENLMKDGRMGFLNKIILTPSHHRVHHARNPLYMDTNFCNLLNIWDKVFGTYQEEQHDIQIEYGITRKMDSGNFLDVYFGEFVALFKDVAKAPGLKNKLLYIIMPPGWSHTGEHQTSKLVRGAYLNEQLAKE
- a CDS encoding endonuclease/exonuclease/phosphatase family protein translates to MKYHLSKLLLFVFFGSTSYCSLAQADTLRVMSFNILHGATTKNDFNLDTIAGVINYYQPDLVALQEVDFRTKRAKNYDLPTELGMRTKMASLFARAMYYDGGEYGEAVLSKFTFIGSENLALPHLPDSEPRAALVTRVKTKKGNTIQFVGTHLDHLKDETDKVMQAKAIVAHLGDTEFPTLLVGDLNAVPNSNPITILSEKFSKPKHPNAWNGTFPATGPNICIDHIMYNQPEKWQVLDYEVLCENYASDHCIVIATLVFTP